The Chrysiogenia bacterium nucleotide sequence GCGCGCTTCCTGCTCCGCCGGCGCGACCGGCGGCTCTATGAAGAGCACTACCAGATGAGCCACGGCTCGAAATCGCGCAGCTAGAAGCGTAGGAGACCAGAACCATGAAACGGATTGGAATTCTGCTCGGCATTCTGGCTGGACTGGCGCTGATCGTGATGCTGGTCCCCAAGCAGACCGAAAAAATCTCGGGACAGAGCGAGAAGATGCTCGAGAGCGTCTTCCCCAGCATCGTCAAGGATGAGCTCAGCAAGGTGGAGATCGTGCAACCCAAGGGCAATGTCACGCTCACCAACACCGAGGGCGTGTGGGAAGTGACCCTGGATGGCAACGTCTACGGCGCCGATGAGCGCAATCTCGACCGCTTGCTCGAATCCATGGGGCAGATCCGCGTGGACCGCCTCGTCTCTCACACAGCCGAGAAACACGATATCTACGAGGTGACCAACACCAAGGGTGCGACCGTTACCTTTTACGGCAAGGACGGGGGCAAGCTCATGTCCATCGTCGTCGGCAAGCTCGGCCCGGACCTCAACACCAGCTACGTGCGCCATGCCGGTGAGTCGGAAGTCTATGTGATCGACGGCGCGCTCCGCCCGATCCTGGAGCGCGAGCCCAAGCTCTGGCGCGACCGCACCTTCGCGCGCATCAACCCCGACGACGTCCACGAGATTCGCGTGGAGAAGAAGGGCAACGATCCCCTGGTTATCAGCCGCGACACGCCCGAGACCGGCGCGTGGCGGATCAAGGAGCCCGACGGCTACAA carries:
- a CDS encoding DUF4340 domain-containing protein, whose product is MKRIGILLGILAGLALIVMLVPKQTEKISGQSEKMLESVFPSIVKDELSKVEIVQPKGNVTLTNTEGVWEVTLDGNVYGADERNLDRLLESMGQIRVDRLVSHTAEKHDIYEVTNTKGATVTFYGKDGGKLMSIVVGKLGPDLNTSYVRHAGESEVYVIDGALRPILEREPKLWRDRTFARINPDDVHEIRVEKKGNDPLVISRDTPETGAWRIKEPDGYNPSPTTGQLCDNVARQLASMVASDLPPRSSEETMGFDKPAGIVIVTEFNGKQTRLTFGKNNDKSQTYARRSDNDTVYLIQSWMAERLLPDVDTLKPQKVE